In the Apteryx mantelli isolate bAptMan1 chromosome 1, bAptMan1.hap1, whole genome shotgun sequence genome, one interval contains:
- the LOC106488809 gene encoding transmembrane protein 140-like: MGTGMGLLQQRCTGHLLCTLTFLEAAGALALMLYALLWEAGNLVNLPNKRIGFYNFCLWNETVRELQCLEYRHLQVMGISLPGIVLARVCVYSCLVFSIFYPLFVAHVKCMKDTKDWKVILIILVIKMMILSGGLGTFLFQTSHWIHPFEFTGGFLALLGTQTLLLLQILTASMYLSWAKHRYPCQSPFPEEAMSIEI, translated from the coding sequence ATGGGCACAGGAATGGGCCTGCTGCAACAGAGGTGTACTGGGCACCTGCTCTGCACACTGACCTTCCTGGAGGCTGCAGGGGCCTTGGCCTTGATGCTTTATGCTCTGCTGTGGGAAGCCGGAAACCTGGTCAACCTTCCCAACAAGCGCATCGGCTTTTACAACTTCTGCCTGTGGAACGAGACagtcagggagctgcagtgcCTGGAGTACAGGCATCTGCAGGTGATGGGCATCAGCCTCCCAGGAATAGTGCTAGCTAGGGTTTGCGTGTACTCTTGCCTGGTCTTCAGCATCTTCTATCCCCTTTTTGTTGCACACGTGAAGTGCATGAAAGACACAAAGGACTGGAAGGTGATTCTCATCATACTTGTCATCAAGATGATGATACTGTCCGGAGGCCTGGGTACATTTCTCTTCCAGACCTCACATTGGATTCACCCCTTTGAATTCACTGGGGGCTTCCTGGCACTGCTTGGGACTCAGACTCTGCTACTGCTCCAGATTCTCACTGCCAGTATGTACCTCAGCTGGGCCAAACACAGGTATCCATGCCAAAGTCCTTTCCCTGAGGAGGCCATGTCCATTGAAATTTGA